In one window of Candidatus Aegiribacteria sp. DNA:
- a CDS encoding GntR family transcriptional regulator, whose amino-acid sequence MYSIDSRSAIPVYEQLKRQIRLRIVSGMLAEEGKLPSIRELATTLRINPNTVA is encoded by the coding sequence ATGTACAGTATCGATTCAAGGTCGGCAATACCTGTTTACGAGCAGCTGAAACGTCAGATAAGGCTGCGAATTGTTTCGGGCATGCTGGCTGAAGAAGGAAAACTCCCTTCCATAAGGGAGCTTGCTACAACTCTCAGGATTAACCCGAACACAGTTGCCA